The stretch of DNA TCATCATGGAGGAAGATCATTCCGGGAAAACCGCGCGCGAGCCATCGAGCGAGAATGAGATAAACAGAAAGCTGGTCGAGAAAGAGTTCAAAGTTGTGGACAAGAGGCAGGTCGCGAAGATAAGAGAATCCGAGAAAATGGAAGCGGCTCTTTCCGGAGATGTTGGTGCCCTGAAGAGCATCGGCTCGCAGACTGGAGCAGAAATACTGATAATCGGCGAGGCGTCGAGCGAAGAGGCTTCCGTTGGCGGCCTCGGAGGGCTGGTGTCGTGCCGCGGGCGGGTGGAAGCCAAGGCCCTCAAGGCAGATACCGGTGAGATCATTGCGACGGACGCAAGGAGTGCTTCCGCGGTTGACATAGTGGCCCAAGAGGCAGGGAAGAAGGCAGTAGTAAAGGCATCTTCCCAGCTCGCCGACAGCCTGCTCGCAAAGGTAGTCAACAGATGGAGTGAAGAGCTCTCGGCCGGGACGACTGTGAGACTTGCACTCCACAAGGTCAAGAGCCTCGCCGAACTGAACCAGTTCAAAGGTTTTCTCAGGTCATACATAGGCAAGATAACTGCGATAAACCAGAGAGAGTTCTCCGGAACAGATGCAAACCTGGATATTACGATCCGGGGAGACGGTCACGACCTTGCGAGAGAGCTCTCTGAGAAAGAGGTTGAAGGTTTTACCGTAACCGTCACCAAGGCAACAGCTCACAGGGTTGATGCCGATATCGCAAAGAAGTGAAACGCTTGCGTTCCTGGAATGGTGCGTTGACATGCAGGCGGGTTCTTTGTTAGACTAGTTTTTTGGTGAATCCTTCGGGGTGGGGTGAAACTCCCCATCGGTGGTGAAAGCCCACGACCGGAAAGAGAAAACCTCTTTCTGCTGATCCGGTGAAAGTCCGGAGCCGACAGTGAAAGTCTGGACGGAAGAAGGAGCCGCAGATTATCGTGTCGTTGTCTTTTGCCCCGCAGGATTACACCTGCGGTTTTTTGTTTCCCCTAAGGTGCAAGAATGACACACGAGAAGTTCATGCGAGTTGCTCTTCAGCTTGCAGAGAAGGGAAGGGGGAAGGTGAGCCCCAACCCCATGGTGGGAGCTGTGGTCGTGAAGGGCGGAAAGATTGTGGGGCGGGGATTCCACAGAGCTTTCGGCAAAGCCCATGCGGAGGTGAACGCAATCGATGATGCCGGCGCGTCCGCAAAGGGCAGCACGCTTTACGTCACTCTGGAGCCATGCACAAACTACGGGCATACGCCTCCATGTGTTGACACGATCATTTCCTCGGGGATAAGGACGGTTGTCATCGGTTCAAAGGACCCGAATCCGCTGGTGAACGGCCGCGGAACAAAGATGCTCAAGCGCTCAGGGATAAGTGTTGTCACCGGCGTCCTGCCCGGCGAATGTGTGAAGCTCAATGAGGGCTACTTCAGCTATGTGAAAACCGGGAGGCCCTTAATTATCCTCAAGATTGCGTCAACTCTTGACGGCAAGATCGCTCTTCAAGATGGAAGCTCAAGGTGGATAACCGGCATCTGGGCACGGTCGCTTGTGCACAGACTGAGAAGCAAGGTGGACGGCATAGTTGTTGGCGTGAACACTGTGATAAGAGATGACCCGCTCCTGACATCAAGGGGCGGCAGGAATCCGGGGAGAATTGTCCTGGACTCGACTCTCAGGATTCCGGAATCTGCACGACTTCTCAAATCCATTGACATGGCGCCTCTTCTTATCGCTACAACAGGGAAGGCACCATCCGCAAAGGTCAAACGCCTTACTTCTCTCGGAGCCACTGTGATGAAGCTTGATGAAGATTCTTGCGGAAGGATCAATCTTCCATCTCTCCTGAGGGAGCTGCCGGGGAAAGGCATCTTAAGTCTCATGGTTGAGAGCGGCCGGGAAGTCATTACCTCTTTCCTCAAGCAGGGCATTGGAGACCGGCTCTGCCTCTTTCTTTCGCCCAAAGTGGTCGGCGGCGAGAATAGTCTCTCGTGGGTTGGCGATATCGGCGTCACAGCATTAGCGGATTCGATCTTCTTGAGGAAGGCCCAAATCAGGACAGTGGGCAAGGACTTCATGATTGAAGGGACCTTCAAGTAGCCGGAGAATTGGAGAACATGTTTTCTGGAATAGTTGAAGAAATAGGCAAAGTGAAAGAGATTTCAAGGGGAAAGAGAGAAATCTCCGTACTCGCAGAGAAAGTCACTCAAGGCATGTTGATAGGGGACAGCATCTCAGTAAACGGCGTCTGTCTGACTGTGACCGCGTGCGAGCGTGGTCTCTTTGCATGCGGACTTCTCGAAGAGACTCGCAAAAGGACAAACGTCGGGATATTGAAGCAGAGCTCACCTGTGAACCTGGAAAGGGCGCTGGAGTTCGGAAAGAGAGTTGGAGGCCACTTCGTCACAGGCCACGTCGACGGGATCGGAGAGATTCTCGAGGTGAAAAGGGGAAGCGGGGGGACTGCAGTCGCGATCGGGATACCTTCCGACCTGGTCCATTTGGCTTCTCAATTGGGCTCGATCTGCGTTGACGGTGTAAGTCTCACCATATTCGGAATTGAAGGGAACAGGGTGAAGCTTTCCCTTACGCCTTTTACGCTTTCGGGGACGATTGCCGGCAGTTATCTCCCCGGAGGAACGGTCAACATAGAAGTGGACATCCTGGCGAGATACGTTGATCGTATCGTCAAGGCAGGTGAAAAAGGAATCACGTTGGACTTTCTCAGGAAGTCTGGCTATATCAAGAAAGAGGGGAGTCTGTGAAAGGCAAAACTGGTGAACACAAATTCGACAAAGTTGAAGAAGCGATAGAAGAAATCCGCAACGGATCGATAGTCCTGGTGGTTGATGACGAAGACAGGGAAAACGAGGGTGACATGATCATGTCTGCGTCAAGAGTGACCGCTGAGAAGGTCAATTTCCTTGCCACTCACGCGCGCGGACTCATCTGCGTTCCAATGACCCAGGAGAGATGTGATGCCATCGGTCTCGGACCAATGGTCAGCATGAACACTGCAAAGATGGGGACCCCTTTTACGGTCTCGGTTGATGCAAAAGAGGGCACAACAACAGGAATCTCTGCCTATGACAGGGCTGTGACAATCAGAGCCCTGCTAGATGAATCAACGAAACCCAGCGACCTTGCAAGGCCGGGACACATTTTCCCATTGAGGGCAGAGGCTGGCGGAGTCCTGAGAAGGGCCGGCCACACGGAGGCCGCTGTTGATCTGGCCTCTCTGGCGGGTCACTATCCGGCTGGAGTCCTTTGCGAGGTCATGGATGAAGATGGAACCATGGCGAGGGTTCCGAAGCTAAGGAAGATTGCCAGGAAATTCGGACTCAAGCTGATAACCGTGAGAGACCTGATCGCCTACAGGTACAGGACAGAAAAGCTCGTCGCGAGACTTGTGACGACAACGCTTCCGACGAAGTATGCAACATTTGAACTCAGTCTCTACGAAAGTGCAGTTGACAACTACCACCATGTTGCTCTTGTGAAAGGCAATGTGACGAAAAGCGTGCCGCTTGTCCGGGTTCACTCGCAGTGCCTCACGG from Candidatus Eisenbacteria bacterium encodes:
- the ribD gene encoding bifunctional diaminohydroxyphosphoribosylaminopyrimidine deaminase/5-amino-6-(5-phosphoribosylamino)uracil reductase RibD; this translates as MTHEKFMRVALQLAEKGRGKVSPNPMVGAVVVKGGKIVGRGFHRAFGKAHAEVNAIDDAGASAKGSTLYVTLEPCTNYGHTPPCVDTIISSGIRTVVIGSKDPNPLVNGRGTKMLKRSGISVVTGVLPGECVKLNEGYFSYVKTGRPLIILKIASTLDGKIALQDGSSRWITGIWARSLVHRLRSKVDGIVVGVNTVIRDDPLLTSRGGRNPGRIVLDSTLRIPESARLLKSIDMAPLLIATTGKAPSAKVKRLTSLGATVMKLDEDSCGRINLPSLLRELPGKGILSLMVESGREVITSFLKQGIGDRLCLFLSPKVVGGENSLSWVGDIGVTALADSIFLRKAQIRTVGKDFMIEGTFK
- a CDS encoding bifunctional 3,4-dihydroxy-2-butanone-4-phosphate synthase/GTP cyclohydrolase II, with the translated sequence MKGKTGEHKFDKVEEAIEEIRNGSIVLVVDDEDRENEGDMIMSASRVTAEKVNFLATHARGLICVPMTQERCDAIGLGPMVSMNTAKMGTPFTVSVDAKEGTTTGISAYDRAVTIRALLDESTKPSDLARPGHIFPLRAEAGGVLRRAGHTEAAVDLASLAGHYPAGVLCEVMDEDGTMARVPKLRKIARKFGLKLITVRDLIAYRYRTEKLVARLVTTTLPTKYATFELSLYESAVDNYHHVALVKGNVTKSVPLVRVHSQCLTGDVFGSLRCDCGEQMARALEMIGREKSGVFLYMRQEGRGIGLADKIRAYRFQDQGFDTVEANEMLGYDADLRDYGIGAQILADLGLKSIRLLTNNPRKIVGLEGYGIAVKERVPIVVPPTHLNASYLATKRDRLGHLLGLHLAGEVIGGPGPISTNADRRGRGTGAGRRRAVLESGRRMVAQTPDFGQKPKSRIRLKARRRK
- a CDS encoding flagellar assembly protein T N-terminal domain-containing protein, which codes for MTFTGRNLPQISPKGIPRRAFMPWVTAVFFVFLVVFPQVASAQEAKTVRASGMAVIFAGDVAQAREKAIDDALKHALEQAVGLLVESETIVENFQLIEDNVYSKTKGYVQSYNIISEGKKDDGTFEVSVEAVVKTGSLQNDLKGIGVLLKRKNMPRVMVIMEEDHSGKTAREPSSENEINRKLVEKEFKVVDKRQVAKIRESEKMEAALSGDVGALKSIGSQTGAEILIIGEASSEEASVGGLGGLVSCRGRVEAKALKADTGEIIATDARSASAVDIVAQEAGKKAVVKASSQLADSLLAKVVNRWSEELSAGTTVRLALHKVKSLAELNQFKGFLRSYIGKITAINQREFSGTDANLDITIRGDGHDLARELSEKEVEGFTVTVTKATAHRVDADIAKK
- a CDS encoding riboflavin synthase — its product is MFSGIVEEIGKVKEISRGKREISVLAEKVTQGMLIGDSISVNGVCLTVTACERGLFACGLLEETRKRTNVGILKQSSPVNLERALEFGKRVGGHFVTGHVDGIGEILEVKRGSGGTAVAIGIPSDLVHLASQLGSICVDGVSLTIFGIEGNRVKLSLTPFTLSGTIAGSYLPGGTVNIEVDILARYVDRIVKAGEKGITLDFLRKSGYIKKEGSL